The following are encoded in a window of Oncorhynchus mykiss isolate Arlee chromosome 31, USDA_OmykA_1.1, whole genome shotgun sequence genomic DNA:
- the LOC110505036 gene encoding palmitoyltransferase ZDHHC5 yields MPGFSSGGLGGEVGGPAASPPCPFRPSRFVPVSAATTFLVGSTTLFFCFTCPWLSEHVSSVIPIYNAVVFLFTLANFCMATFMDPGVFPRAEEDEDKEDDFRAPLYKTVEVKGIQVRMKWCSSCRFYRPPRCSHCSVCDNCVEDFDHHCPWVNNCIGRRNYRHFFLFLLSLTIHIMGVFGFGLLYILQHQHQLDSVHSSVTMATMCTAGLFFIPVAGLTGFHMVLVARGRTTNEQVTGKFRGGVNPFTNGCLRNVSHVLCSSQAPRYVGRWRGKQTVEVQPPFLRPPLSEAQLEAKVLDNGIQNDHHSSRSKSSLEQMESQSADAEPPPPPKPEVRYPGLPRADTEESSLLSEGPSTPSMYKYRPAYSSPQRNHTALTHPNKMIRGDSLDSPSILQSSRQASYRSEPSSLDGGSVIGLAARGGERGEGPGGSSGTGGEVAGGISGYSLGGRSYTSYPSSLVLSTGGSHSSSMRSAHTHHNTLGTLQSEGTTDTSYKSLANQTPQNGSLSYDSLLTPSESPEFESAAHELSPQKPHAPAAFPTAMTSSPPPGVRDVPLQGYTSPFLSAQMAQQREGQLLQGSASFSSPNRAYLRTFSPPPPNPPHAAHPETQHHLLHQDSRHPHLRATSSIRPLPPVSEQHSPSSPHACSPDPPVSPPPRGPSLRKSPSYTGEAGLQHKARSMGGASLSGEGGVRVTQAPQSTSRPGLANHSTSKPVGGVKKVTGVGGTTYEISV; encoded by the exons atgCCGGGGTTCAGTAGTGGGGGACTAGGTGGGGAGGTGGGGGGCCCCGCCGCCTCTCCTCCCTGCCCGTTCCGACCCAGTCGCTTCGTTCCCGTCTCCGCGGCAACCACTTTCCTGGTCGGCTCCACCACGCTCTTCTTCTGCTTCAC gtgtccGTGGTTGTCAGAGCATGTCTCCTCCGTCATTCCCATCTATAACGCTGTGGTCTTCCTCTTCACCCTCGCCAACTTCTGCATGGCCACCTTTATGGACCCAGGGGTCTTTCCCAGAG cgGAAGAGGATGAGGATAAAGAGGATGATTTCCGCGCTCCGCTCTATAAAACGGTGGAAGTTAAGGGCATTCAGGTCCGGATGAAGTGGTGCTCCAGCTGCCGTTTCTACAGACCGCCCCGCTGTTCACACTGCTCTGTGTGTGACAACTGTGtggag GACTTTGACCACCACTGCCCGTGGGTGAACAACTGTATCGGGCGCAGAAACTACCGTCACTTCTTCCTGTTCCTGTTGTCCCTGACGATCCACATCATGGGTGTGTTTGGCTTCGGCCTGCTGTACATCCTCCAGCACCAGCACCAGCTGGACAGTGTTCACTCCTCTGTCAC TATGGCTACGATGTGTACCGCTGGTCTCTTCTTCATCCCAGTAGCAGGTCTTACTGGTTTCCACATGGTACTGGTAGCTCGGGGTAGGACCACTAACGAGCAG GTTACAGGGAAGTTTAGGGGTGGAGTTAACCCTTTCACCAATGGCTGTCTTAGGAACGTCTCGCACGTGCTCTGTAGCTCTCAGGCTCCCAG GTACGTGGGGCGGTGGCGGGGGAAGCAGACAGTGGAGGTGCAGCCTCCCTTTCTCCGTCCTCCTCTCTCCGAGGCACAGCTAGAGGCCAAAGTCCTGGACAACGGCATCCAGAACGACCACCACAGCAgccgg TCTAAGAGCAGTTTGGAGCAGATGGAGAGCCAGTCAGCAGATGCAGAGCCTCCACCTCCTCCCAAACCGGAGGTCCGCTACCCTGGCCTGCCCCGCGCAGACACCGAGG aaAGCAGCTTGCTGTCTGAAGGTCCGTCCACTCCCTCTATGTACAAGTACCGGCCGGCCTATAGCAGCCCACAGAGGAaccacacagctctgacacacccAAACAAG ATGATTCGTGGGGACAGTCTGGACTCCCCCTCCATTCTCCAATCGAGTCGCCAGGCCAGCTATCGGTCTGAGCCCAGCAGCCTGGATGGGGGGTCGGTAATTGGTTTGGCGGCAcgtggaggggagaggggcgaAGGCCCCGGGGGGTCCAGTGGGACGGGTGGGGAGGTTGCGGGGGGTATCTCCGGGTACTCCCTAGGGGGGCGGTCGTACACTTCTTACCCCTCCTCTCTGGTCCTGTCCACCGGTGGTTCTCACTCCTCCAGCATGCGCTCTGCCCACACACACCATAATACTCTGGGCACGCTCCAATCAGAGGGCACCACCGACACCAGCTACAAGAGCCTGGCCAATCAGACACCTCAGAACGGCAGCCTGTCCTACGACAGCCTGCTGACGCCGTCCGAGAGCCCTGAGTTTGAGTCGGCCGCTCACGAGTTGTCCCCACAGAAGCCCCACGCCCCTGCAGCGTTTCCCACGGCGATGACCTCCTCGCCGCCCCCCGGGGTCAGGGACGTGCCCTTGCAGGGGTACACCTCACCCTTCCTCTCAGCACAGATGGCCCAGCAGAGAGAGGGCCAGCTGCTCCAGggctctgcctctttctcctcccccaaCAGGGCATACCTCCGCACCTTCAGCCCTCCCCCGCCGAATCCCCCACACGCTGCCCACCCTGAGACACAGCACCACCTCCTACACCAGGACTCCAGACACCCACACCTCCGTGCCACCTCCTCCATTCGCCCCCTTCCTCCCGTCTCTGAACAGCACTCCCCCTCCTCCCCGCATGCCTGTTCCCCGGACCCCCCTGTGTCTCCCCCGCCCAGAGGCCCCTCCCTAAGGAAGTCCCCCTCCTACACCGGGGAGGCAGGGCTCCAGCACAAGGCTCGGTCAATGGGAGGAGCCAGTTTGTCGGGAGAGGGCGGAGTCAGAGTGACCCAGGCTCCACA ATCCACCTCTCGCCCAGGCTTGGCCAATCACAGCACATCCAAACCAGTGGGCGGGGTGAAGAAGGTGACTGGCGTTGGAGGGACCACCTATGAGATATCGGTTTGA